The sequence TTATGACTATCATCTGTTAATCTTCGGCTCCATTCTCCTTCTGACCCTGGTGTTCCTGCCCGAAGGCGTTGTCGGAACCCTGGGAGGCCGTTGGAGGAAGAAGCCGCCGGCGGTTCCCGAACAGATCGAACCATATAGGATCGAACCGGCGGATATGGGCGAGATTGCCATCCGGATTGAAGGACTCAAGAAATATTTTGGCGGAGTCAAAGCCATCGACGGAGTGACCTTCACGGTGCAGCGCGGAACGATTCACGGCGTGATCGGTCCGAACGGCTCCGGCAAGAGCACGATGGTGAATCTCTTAAGCGGGGTCTATACGCCTTCGGAAGGGCAAGTGCTTTTGAACGGGAACACGGTCCAGGGAAAACCCACCTTCCGGATTGCCAAAATGGGCATGACACGTACCTTCCAGAATATCCAGCTGTTTAGCGATCTGACTGTGATGGAGAACGTATTGGTCGGATTTCATCGGCAGTTTCGCAGCGGAATGTTCAGGCAGATGCTGGCCCTCCGCTCAGTAAAGCGGGAAGAGCAGCAGTTTGTGGATCAATGTTTCCGCATCTTGAAGCTTGTGGGTCTGGAACAGAGGGCCTATGAAATCGCGGACAGCCTTTCCTATGGGGAAAAAAGGCTGATGGAGATCGCCCGGGCATTGGCAATGAAGCCGAGCGTCCTGCTGCTGGACGAACCGGCTGCCGGGGCAAGCCCCGTCGAAGTGGAGCGGATCGTCAATGTCATCCGCAAATTGCGGGATGCGGGACTGACCGTGATCCTGATCGAGCATCACATGGAGATTGTCATGGAGTTCTGCGATTCCATCACGGTGCTTGATTTCGGCATCAAACTGGCGGAGGGGACTCCGGAACAGATCAGCAGGAACGAAAAAGTGGTCGAGGCGTATCTGGGCGGCGAAGAGGTGATGAAGCTTGTTGGCGGTTTCTGATTTGACAGTATCCTACGGGCAGGCAAACGCCCTGCAAAACGTGTCTCTTCGCGTGGACGACGGGCAGATTGTAGCTTTGATCGGCCGCAACGGCGCGGGAAAGACCACATTGCTCAAGGCCGTTTCCGGTTTGCTGCCGATTCGGAGCGGTTCGGTCCAAATCGATGATACGATCCTCAACGGAACAAAAGATGGCACTGCGTACAACACCCCAGCCCATAAAATCATCGGCATGGGGGTCGGGCATGTGCCCCAGGGGAGGCAGGTTTTCTCCGATCAGACGGTGGAAGACAACCTGATCCTGGGAGGCTATTTGATTCGCAATAACAAACAGCTGCTGCAGGAGCGGATGGAGCGGGAATACAACCGGTTTCCGCGGCTCCTCGAACGGCGGAAACAGTTGGCCGGAACGCTGTCCGGCGGGGAGCAGCAAATGCTTGCCATGGCCAGAGCGCTGATCATGGATCCGAAAGTCCTGCTGCTGGACGAACCTTCCATGGGCCTGGCTCCGCTTTACGTCAAGCTTGTGCTTGACACCATTCTGGATTTGAAAAAACAGGGCGTGACCATACTTCTGGTGGAACAGCTCGCAACAGCTGCCCTTGCAATATCGGATTATGCCTATGTGCTGCAAAACGGAGACATCGTGATTGAAGGCGAGTCATCCAAACTGCGCAATGATCCTGCCCTGATTCAAACCTATCTGGGTGTTTCATGAGATCTCCTTCAATTTCGGCGGAAATGGGGAGGGATTGCCTTGAGGCTGGAGAGCTTTGTCAAACATGCTCCTGTTTTTAAGCAGCTTTTGGATTTGTACGTGGACTCGCTATTGTGCGTATCAGATCTTACAACGTATTTGTATGCTGAGGCCAGTTCCAATTTTGACCTTGGGGTGCGCAAAGGGGATTCTGTCAAGGAGGGTTCCACGCTGGCGCTGGCAATGGCTGAAAAAAAGCCGGTCAGAAAACGAATGGATCGCTCCTTGTACGGGGTTCCCTATATTGCCATGGCGGTGCCGATTTTTGCAGAGGATGGTACGGTATGCGGGGGACTGGTCTGCTGCGTTTCCACGGATCGGCAGGAACAGCTTTATTCTTCCTCCCAGGAGTTTTCATCTCTGACGGAGGAGCTTGCCGCAACTGCCGAGACATTCACACGCAATACCGAATCCCTTGCAAAAGCCAATCTGGACATTATGAATCTCGCAAAAGCACTTGATCAGCAAATGGTGGAAATTGAAAAGGTCAACCGCTTGATCGC comes from Effusibacillus lacus and encodes:
- a CDS encoding branched-chain amino acid ABC transporter ATP-binding protein/permease; this encodes MKQFALRFALPIAFIFILPYVYPNSFFMKIITSFAALYLVVVGLNLLVGIAGQLSLGQTGFFAIGAYGAALLVMKLQLPFFVSIFVAAGVTALFGAIVAMLSLRSHGPYLAMVTIAFGLLVEIVANRWVDVTGGPAGLFLPKADLFGYALNKVEYFYFAALLALAGQWVATNLTRSQFGRTLHALRNSPVAAESLGVNVTGWKVGAFVLSAFYAGVGGALFAFQDGYINSDSFTFSSSIMFLVAVIVGGAGTVLGPFVGTLIIEVLPTFFANLYDYHLLIFGSILLLTLVFLPEGVVGTLGGRWRKKPPAVPEQIEPYRIEPADMGEIAIRIEGLKKYFGGVKAIDGVTFTVQRGTIHGVIGPNGSGKSTMVNLLSGVYTPSEGQVLLNGNTVQGKPTFRIAKMGMTRTFQNIQLFSDLTVMENVLVGFHRQFRSGMFRQMLALRSVKREEQQFVDQCFRILKLVGLEQRAYEIADSLSYGEKRLMEIARALAMKPSVLLLDEPAAGASPVEVERIVNVIRKLRDAGLTVILIEHHMEIVMEFCDSITVLDFGIKLAEGTPEQISRNEKVVEAYLGGEEVMKLVGGF
- a CDS encoding ABC transporter ATP-binding protein, with product MLAVSDLTVSYGQANALQNVSLRVDDGQIVALIGRNGAGKTTLLKAVSGLLPIRSGSVQIDDTILNGTKDGTAYNTPAHKIIGMGVGHVPQGRQVFSDQTVEDNLILGGYLIRNNKQLLQERMEREYNRFPRLLERRKQLAGTLSGGEQQMLAMARALIMDPKVLLLDEPSMGLAPLYVKLVLDTILDLKKQGVTILLVEQLATAALAISDYAYVLQNGDIVIEGESSKLRNDPALIQTYLGVS
- a CDS encoding methyl-accepting chemotaxis protein, which encodes MRLESFVKHAPVFKQLLDLYVDSLLCVSDLTTYLYAEASSNFDLGVRKGDSVKEGSTLALAMAEKKPVRKRMDRSLYGVPYIAMAVPIFAEDGTVCGGLVCCVSTDRQEQLYSSSQEFSSLTEELAATAETFTRNTESLAKANLDIMNLAKALDQQMVEIEKVNRLIAQVSQQTNLLGLNALIEAAHAGDKGKGFSVVANEIRRLAGESQASAKGVTDNVRQVQESVSELLRHAEIIAQSSQEQVAGAEELTAMSHHISQLAASLNKLANII